The Microbulbifer sp. YPW1 genome contains a region encoding:
- a CDS encoding DUF3291 domain-containing protein, which produces MSLHQIAQLNIATLSAPIDSPQLADFVANLDRVNALAEASQGFVWRLQTEEGDATGVDYFGSDKIVNLSVWESVEALHSYVYRSAHVEIMRRKQEWFEKMGEVHMVLWWVPVGHIPSIEEAAERLNILRESGPSAAAFTFRKVFQAPGELNSTPAVT; this is translated from the coding sequence ATGAGTCTTCATCAAATTGCACAACTCAATATCGCTACGCTGAGTGCGCCTATCGATTCGCCGCAGCTCGCAGATTTTGTGGCGAACCTCGATAGAGTTAATGCTCTGGCGGAGGCGTCTCAAGGCTTTGTGTGGCGGCTCCAAACAGAAGAAGGGGATGCTACCGGGGTTGATTATTTTGGTTCCGATAAGATCGTGAATCTATCCGTTTGGGAGTCGGTCGAGGCTCTACACAGCTACGTTTATCGCTCTGCCCATGTAGAGATCATGCGCCGTAAGCAAGAGTGGTTTGAAAAGATGGGCGAGGTCCACATGGTACTTTGGTGGGTTCCTGTTGGTCACATCCCCTCAATCGAGGAGGCGGCAGAAAGGCTAAATATTCTGCGAGAAAGCGGCCCATCGGCGGCGGCTTTTACATTCAGGAAGGTATTTCAGGCTCCCGGTGAGCTCAACTCGACTCCAGCGGTAACTTGA